A genomic region of Alphaproteobacteria bacterium contains the following coding sequences:
- a CDS encoding universal stress protein → MMNFTNKTRTFMVVVDETPEFKVALYYAAIRAKKTDSHLALLYVIEPEEFQFSLSVEQMMEYERRLHAENILKKYAVEIYETYGILPIYHILEGQKLDCLCDVLAYDKSISVLVLGAEDQEEGPGPLIVDLFSRTKTNPLSVPITIVPGHLSLEQLSEIA, encoded by the coding sequence ATGATGAATTTTACAAATAAAACAAGAACCTTTATGGTTGTCGTAGATGAGACGCCAGAGTTTAAAGTTGCTTTGTATTATGCTGCGATCAGAGCCAAGAAAACAGATTCACATCTTGCTTTGCTTTATGTGATTGAGCCGGAGGAGTTTCAATTCTCCTTATCAGTTGAGCAAATGATGGAATATGAAAGACGCCTTCATGCTGAAAATATTTTGAAAAAATATGCTGTTGAAATTTATGAGACCTATGGCATTCTTCCAATTTATCATATTCTAGAAGGCCAAAAGCTTGATTGTTTATGTGATGTATTGGCTTATGACAAATCAATCTCAGTCTTGGTTTTAGGGGCAGAAGACCAGGAAGAGGGTCCAGGGCCCTTAATTGTTGATCTGTTTTCGCGTACAAAAACAAATCCTTTGTCTGTTCCGATTACGATTGTGCCTGGTCATTTGAGTCTGGAGCAGCTTTCGGAGATAGCTTAG
- a CDS encoding TIGR02186 family protein — MNPSTYPFFLLRLILLFWFLLIPFRAFSQSFIADLSEHLIAITTGFTGSEVVLFGAREGKGDIVLVVEGPSGEAVVRKKEKIGGVWTTQQSVTFSNIPSFYQIATSRPLEEIASPSVLKRYAIGANNLSFKAVEVDDGAYVKEFKHSFIRDKQKAKFYPEIEEKVLFLGDHLFRANIDFPSNVPLGLYKVTAYLFVDGEVSAAQVTPLSIRKIGFNAKVSQFSKKNSVLYGVIAVFGAACLGWLAALIFKKA; from the coding sequence ATGAACCCTAGCACTTATCCATTTTTCTTGCTAAGGCTGATTCTGCTTTTTTGGTTTCTGTTGATTCCGTTTCGTGCTTTTTCTCAATCTTTTATCGCAGATCTATCGGAGCATTTGATTGCGATCACAACAGGTTTTACAGGGTCTGAGGTTGTTTTGTTTGGAGCACGTGAAGGGAAGGGTGACATAGTTCTTGTTGTTGAAGGGCCATCTGGAGAAGCTGTTGTGCGTAAGAAGGAGAAAATTGGAGGTGTTTGGACGACGCAGCAGAGTGTGACTTTTTCAAACATTCCGAGTTTTTATCAAATAGCCACATCACGTCCGCTTGAAGAAATCGCCAGTCCTTCTGTTTTAAAGCGCTATGCGATTGGCGCAAATAATCTCAGCTTTAAGGCGGTTGAAGTGGATGATGGTGCTTATGTGAAAGAATTTAAACACTCTTTTATTCGTGATAAGCAAAAAGCAAAGTTTTATCCAGAAATAGAAGAGAAGGTTTTGTTTTTGGGGGATCATTTGTTCAGAGCTAACATTGATTTTCCATCGAATGTGCCTTTGGGGCTTTACAAAGTGACAGCCTATTTATTTGTGGATGGTGAGGTCTCTGCGGCCCAAGTAACGCCTTTATCTATCAGAAAAATTGGGTTTAATGCAAAGGTGTCTCAGTTCTCAAAAAAGAATTCAGTTTTATATGGTGTTATTGCCGTTTTTGGGGCTGCTTGTTTAGGGTGGCTGGCAGCTTTAATCTTTAAGAAAGCATAA
- a CDS encoding sulfite exporter TauE/SafE family protein encodes MEIYLPIAEMSVNGLLIIGLGIVMGMLSGIFGVGGGFAMTPILIFLGISPAIAVSTQANQLVAASVSGTVAHSYRKNVDFKMGFVMLIGGGMGSILGVYLFHHLQKSGHINQIISLFYIVILTFVSGLMLIESTRTIYRSKTAPTVFSLKPKHNPLHRLPLKMKFPRSKLYISALLPIGVGFVGGVLVAIMGIGGGFLLVPAMMYIVGMPVSTVAGTSLFQIIFSTAIVTFLQAATNHTVDVVLAALLLIGGVIGAQFGTRIGLLLKGEHMRVLLALLILSVAIGLAMKIALAPPEMFDVEMRGVE; translated from the coding sequence TTGGAAATATATCTACCGATCGCTGAAATGAGTGTGAATGGTTTGCTGATCATCGGTCTTGGTATTGTGATGGGCATGCTATCTGGGATTTTTGGTGTGGGTGGTGGATTTGCCATGACGCCAATTCTGATTTTTCTTGGCATTTCTCCAGCAATTGCTGTGAGTACGCAAGCAAATCAATTAGTCGCAGCAAGCGTCTCAGGGACAGTGGCCCATTCTTACCGCAAGAATGTTGATTTCAAAATGGGATTTGTCATGTTGATTGGTGGAGGGATGGGCTCAATTCTGGGTGTTTATCTGTTTCACCACTTGCAAAAGAGTGGTCATATTAACCAGATCATCTCTCTTTTCTATATTGTCATTTTGACATTTGTGAGTGGATTGATGCTCATTGAAAGCACACGTACAATCTATCGCTCTAAAACAGCACCAACTGTATTTTCATTAAAGCCTAAGCACAATCCGTTACATCGCTTGCCGTTAAAGATGAAGTTTCCACGATCTAAGCTTTATATTAGTGCACTTCTCCCAATTGGTGTTGGTTTTGTTGGGGGCGTTTTGGTGGCTATTATGGGGATCGGAGGTGGCTTTTTGCTTGTGCCTGCAATGATGTATATTGTTGGCATGCCTGTTTCAACCGTTGCTGGAACCTCTCTGTTTCAGATTATTTTTTCAACAGCGATTGTGACTTTTTTGCAAGCAGCAACCAACCACACAGTTGATGTTGTTTTGGCCGCGCTTTTATTGATTGGTGGTGTTATTGGCGCGCAATTTGGAACAAGGATTGGGCTTTTGCTTAAGGGCGAACATATGCGTGTCTTACTTGCCTTGCTCATTTTGAGCGTTGCTATCGGTCTTGCCATGAAAATAGCTTTAGCGCCTCCAGAAATGTTTGATGTTGAGATGAGGGGGGTTGAATGA
- the trpS gene encoding tryptophan--tRNA ligase, with protein MKKRILSGMQPTNQLHLGNYLGALKNWVALQDDFECLYCIVDLHSMTMPWEPEKVRKSTLEVAAAYIAAGIDLEKSMIFPQSAVRAHTELAWYFNCLTPLGWLNRMTQFKDKAGKNKDVACTGLYTYPVLMAADILIYKATHVPVGDDQKQHLELARDIATVYNNFVNKSYFPLPEPQIFGQATRVMSLRDGTKKMSKSDSSDYSRINLTDHPDEIALKIRKAKTDTDALPDQIEGLELRPEAKNLLTIYAALADQQLESVVLNFAGKQFSALKADLVDLAVEKLSPITEKMNQLMAHPDEIRKILQKGADHAESIASVHLKEIREDLGTWPL; from the coding sequence ATGAAAAAGCGTATTCTCTCTGGCATGCAGCCAACCAATCAGCTCCATCTTGGTAATTATCTGGGAGCATTAAAAAATTGGGTTGCTTTGCAAGATGATTTTGAATGTCTTTATTGTATTGTTGATTTGCATTCGATGACGATGCCGTGGGAGCCAGAAAAAGTCAGAAAGAGTACACTAGAAGTTGCAGCTGCTTATATTGCAGCGGGGATTGATCTTGAAAAAAGTATGATTTTTCCTCAAAGTGCGGTGAGGGCTCATACAGAACTTGCATGGTATTTTAATTGCCTAACGCCGCTCGGTTGGCTGAATCGCATGACTCAATTCAAAGATAAGGCTGGAAAAAATAAAGATGTTGCCTGTACGGGACTTTATACTTATCCTGTTTTAATGGCAGCAGACATTCTCATTTACAAAGCAACTCATGTGCCAGTTGGAGATGATCAAAAACAGCACCTGGAACTTGCACGCGATATTGCTACTGTCTATAATAACTTTGTCAATAAGTCTTATTTCCCGCTGCCGGAGCCACAAATTTTTGGACAGGCAACACGTGTGATGTCTTTGCGTGATGGAACAAAGAAAATGAGTAAATCAGATTCTTCAGATTATTCAAGAATTAATCTGACAGATCATCCGGATGAGATTGCGCTTAAAATCAGAAAAGCAAAAACAGATACAGATGCCTTGCCCGATCAAATTGAAGGGTTAGAGCTAAGGCCAGAGGCTAAGAATCTGTTGACAATCTATGCAGCTTTGGCGGATCAACAACTCGAGTCTGTTGTGCTGAATTTTGCAGGGAAACAATTTTCAGCCTTGAAAGCAGATCTTGTTGATTTAGCCGTGGAAAAATTGTCTCCTATAACTGAGAAAATGAATCAATTAATGGCGCATCCGGATGAAATCCGAAAAATATTGCAGAAGGGTGCTGATCATGCAGAGTCAATTGCATCGGTTCATTTAAAAGAAATACGAGAAGATCTGGGGACCTGGCCTCTTTAA